A single region of the Anaerostipes rhamnosivorans genome encodes:
- the secD gene encoding protein translocase subunit SecD yields the protein MKTNNSKKGRYAAGLILLVAVCVFGIFITTKGLGKNKIGRAQNIELGLDLAGGVSITYEVDGKNVSDKNIDDTVYKLQKRVEGYSTESEVYRQGKNRINIEIPGVTDANKILDELGQPGTLAFMVQDGKSMKTVLTGNNVKSAKAQTTEGDNGAKDYVVALEFDKKGTKAFADATKKNVGKPIYIIYDNQIISAPNVQSVITKGECSITGMENYEAADNLASSIRIGSLPVKLKELRSNVVSAKLGVDAIQTSVKAGAIGFALVCVLMIGLYFLPGVIACLALAIYVLMTLLALNGFNVTLTLPGLAGIILGIGMAVDANVIIYSRIKEEVALGKNVGTAIKSGFHKAASAIIDGNVTTLIAVAVLWFKGTGTVKGFAQTLGMSVLISMFTALVISRFLVTAAYKFGFRSPKLYGKARTLKERDFIGAGKKCMAASLIVIIAGLAFLPINSSRMGTPLNFDLEFSGGTSSTITFDKDVKVNDSLEKKVVSAYEKVSKSTSVQGQKVKANNQMVIKSVELNLSQRKQIEKTMKKDFKAKSVTTENISSTISNEMQRDAIVSVVIASIFMLIYIAIRFKDVKFGASAIIALLNDVLIVFAAYSIGRLSVGGTFIACMLTIIGYSINSTIVIFDRIRENMQEADQSQLKSIVNKSIIQTLTRSINTSLTTFIMVFVLFLMGVSSIRQFALTLMVGVVCGAFSSVCITGPLWYFMKTGFKKQPQAVIEDKSAGQDGQQDAAAKPKKKKKKKKKGIR from the coding sequence ATGAAGACAAACAATAGTAAGAAAGGAAGATACGCCGCCGGGCTGATCCTGCTTGTCGCTGTGTGTGTGTTTGGAATTTTCATCACCACAAAAGGACTCGGGAAAAATAAGATAGGCCGAGCACAGAACATTGAGCTGGGGCTTGACCTGGCCGGAGGAGTCAGCATCACCTATGAGGTAGACGGCAAAAATGTATCGGATAAAAATATCGACGATACTGTGTATAAACTTCAGAAGCGTGTGGAGGGCTACAGCACCGAATCTGAGGTTTACCGTCAGGGAAAAAACCGGATCAATATTGAGATCCCTGGAGTAACAGACGCAAATAAGATTCTGGACGAACTGGGACAGCCGGGAACTTTGGCATTTATGGTCCAGGACGGCAAGTCTATGAAGACGGTGCTGACCGGAAATAATGTAAAATCAGCAAAAGCGCAGACTACTGAGGGAGATAACGGGGCAAAGGATTATGTGGTAGCCCTGGAGTTCGACAAAAAAGGGACCAAAGCATTTGCAGATGCCACTAAGAAAAATGTTGGAAAACCTATTTATATCATCTACGATAACCAGATCATCAGCGCGCCTAACGTACAGAGCGTGATCACAAAAGGGGAGTGCAGCATTACAGGGATGGAGAACTATGAGGCTGCAGATAATCTTGCTTCATCCATCAGGATTGGTTCCCTTCCGGTAAAATTAAAGGAGCTGCGTTCCAACGTGGTTTCCGCTAAGCTGGGTGTGGATGCCATCCAGACCAGCGTAAAGGCCGGAGCTATCGGATTTGCATTGGTGTGTGTGTTGATGATCGGACTGTATTTCCTTCCGGGTGTGATCGCATGCCTGGCACTGGCCATCTATGTATTGATGACACTGCTTGCCCTGAACGGATTCAATGTGACACTGACCCTTCCTGGTCTGGCCGGTATCATCCTGGGTATTGGTATGGCCGTGGATGCCAACGTTATTATCTATTCCAGGATCAAGGAAGAAGTGGCTCTGGGCAAAAATGTAGGGACAGCCATTAAATCAGGATTCCACAAGGCTGCATCTGCCATCATCGACGGAAATGTCACTACTCTGATCGCCGTGGCAGTCCTTTGGTTTAAGGGAACCGGAACAGTCAAGGGATTCGCCCAGACTTTGGGGATGAGTGTTCTTATTTCCATGTTTACAGCACTTGTTATCAGCCGGTTCTTAGTCACCGCTGCATATAAATTCGGATTTAGAAGCCCTAAGCTGTATGGAAAGGCCAGAACTCTCAAAGAAAGGGACTTCATCGGTGCAGGAAAAAAATGTATGGCTGCTTCATTGATTGTGATCATTGCCGGACTTGCATTCCTTCCGATCAACAGTTCCAGGATGGGAACCCCTCTGAACTTTGATCTGGAATTTTCAGGGGGAACCTCTTCCACCATCACATTTGATAAAGATGTGAAAGTAAATGACAGCCTTGAAAAGAAGGTTGTATCCGCCTATGAAAAAGTCAGCAAATCTACCTCTGTCCAAGGACAGAAAGTAAAAGCCAACAACCAGATGGTCATCAAATCTGTGGAGTTGAACTTAAGCCAGAGAAAACAGATTGAAAAGACCATGAAAAAAGACTTTAAGGCCAAGTCTGTGACAACGGAAAATATCAGCTCCACCATCAGCAACGAGATGCAGAGAGATGCGATCGTGTCTGTGGTCATTGCAAGTATCTTTATGCTGATCTACATTGCCATCCGGTTTAAGGATGTGAAATTCGGAGCCAGTGCTATCATAGCGCTGTTGAATGATGTATTGATCGTATTTGCGGCGTACTCCATCGGCAGGCTTTCGGTGGGAGGCACCTTCATTGCCTGTATGCTGACGATCATTGGTTATTCCATCAACTCCACCATCGTTATTTTCGACCGTATACGGGAGAATATGCAGGAGGCGGACCAGTCACAGCTTAAGAGTATTGTCAATAAGAGTATCATCCAGACACTGACAAGATCCATCAATACGTCACTGACGACATTTATCATGGTATTTGTACTGTTCCTCATGGGTGTATCATCGATCCGCCAGTTCGCCCTGACCTTGATGGTCGGCGTTGTGTGCGGGGCATTTTCTTCTGTGTGCATCACAGGACCGCTCTGGTACTTCATGAAAACAGGATTTAAAAAACAGCCTCAGGCGGTTATAGAAGATAAGTCTGCCGGACAGGACGGTCAGCAGGATGCGGCTGCTAAGCCGAAAAAGAAAAAGAAGAAAAAGAAAAAAGGAATTCGATAG
- the scfB gene encoding thioether cross-link-forming SCIFF peptide maturase, which produces MVYQYKNNGYNMVLDVESGSVHVVDDLSYEVIGLYTSHSLEEIKKELSGYKDAEIEEVYEEIKGLESQGVLFTEDEYEDYITEFKERPTVVKALCLHIAHDCNLACKYCFAEEGEYHGDRSMMSFEVGKQALDFLVENSGNRRNLEVDFFGGEPLMNFEVVKQLVAYGRSLEEEHNKKFRFTLTTNGVLLDDEVMEFANREMANVVLSIDGRKEVHDTMRPTRNGKGSYDLIIDKFKKFAKLRAGKSYYVRGTFTHDNLDFSKDVLHLADEGFDQISVEPVVGPEEERYTIKEADLPKIMEEYDLLAKEIIKREKEGRGFTFFHFMIDLTGGPCVAKRLSGCGSGTEYLAVTPWGDLYPCHQFVGEDDFAVGTVYDGVTRQDIVSEFKKTSVYSKEDCRDCFARFYCSGGCSANSHKLNGTINGTYDVGCRLERKRVECALMVKAALADQSEEE; this is translated from the coding sequence GTGGTTTATCAATACAAAAATAACGGATATAATATGGTGCTGGATGTGGAGAGCGGATCAGTTCATGTAGTGGACGATCTGAGCTATGAAGTTATTGGACTCTACACTAGCCACTCATTGGAAGAGATCAAAAAGGAACTTTCCGGCTATAAGGACGCAGAGATCGAGGAAGTTTATGAAGAGATCAAAGGTCTGGAAAGCCAGGGAGTGCTGTTCACAGAGGATGAATACGAGGATTACATAACAGAATTTAAAGAACGCCCTACTGTGGTAAAAGCACTCTGTCTGCACATTGCCCATGACTGCAATCTGGCATGTAAATACTGTTTTGCAGAGGAAGGAGAGTACCACGGAGACCGCTCCATGATGAGTTTTGAAGTGGGAAAACAGGCATTGGATTTTTTGGTGGAGAACTCAGGAAACCGCAGGAATCTGGAAGTAGATTTCTTCGGCGGGGAGCCTCTGATGAATTTTGAGGTTGTAAAACAGCTGGTGGCTTACGGAAGATCACTGGAAGAGGAGCACAACAAGAAATTCCGATTTACTCTGACCACCAACGGTGTCCTTTTGGACGACGAGGTCATGGAATTTGCCAACCGAGAGATGGCCAACGTGGTACTGAGCATCGACGGAAGAAAAGAAGTCCATGATACCATGCGCCCTACAAGAAACGGCAAGGGAAGTTATGATTTAATCATTGATAAGTTCAAGAAATTTGCTAAGCTGCGCGCAGGAAAAAGCTATTATGTGAGGGGTACCTTTACCCACGATAACCTGGACTTTTCTAAGGATGTGCTGCACCTGGCGGACGAGGGATTTGATCAGATTTCCGTGGAGCCTGTTGTCGGCCCGGAGGAAGAGAGATATACGATCAAAGAGGCAGATCTGCCCAAAATCATGGAGGAATACGACCTGCTGGCAAAAGAGATCATCAAAAGAGAGAAGGAAGGCAGAGGATTTACATTCTTCCACTTTATGATCGATCTGACAGGGGGGCCTTGCGTGGCGAAACGCCTTTCAGGCTGCGGTTCAGGTACAGAGTACCTGGCAGTGACTCCTTGGGGCGACTTATATCCATGCCATCAGTTCGTGGGAGAGGATGACTTTGCCGTGGGAACTGTATATGACGGAGTCACCCGCCAGGATATTGTCTCCGAATTCAAGAAGACAAGCGTTTACTCCAAAGAAGACTGCAGGGATTGTTTCGCTAGATTTTACTGCAGCGGAGGTTGCAGCGCCAATTCCCATAAGCTCAACGGTACGATCAACGGCACCTACGATGTAGGGTGTAGATTGGAGAGAAAGCGTGTGGAATGTGCGCTGATGGTGAAAGCTGCATTGGCAGACCAGAGTGAAGAAGAATAA
- the recJ gene encoding single-stranded-DNA-specific exonuclease RecJ, which yields MEKWFISKKKADFDQIGKKFGIDPVVARLIRNRDITDEEEIRRYLSGTLSDISDPAAMKGVKEACILLQEALRSGTKIRIISDYDVDGVISNYILWRSLKNLGGTVDYTIPDRIQDGYGMNTDMVLQAKKDGIGLIITCDNGIAAFEPVAEAKKLGMNVIVTDHHEVPYQMEDGRKQEILPPADAVVDPKQKGCEYPYKQLCGAGVAFQLMSALYRAEGREEKELEPLLCFLAIATVCDVVDLTKENRIFVREGLKRIGFTENIGLQALLKAHKLEDSEVNSYHLGFVIGPCINASGRLESAEKVLKLFLETDPDEALETAQELKELNDQRKGMTNDGVRDALEQISRNGYDRDKILVIYLPDCHESIAGIIAGRVKDKLHKPVFVLTKGREGIKGSGRSIETYHMFEAMNEVKDVFTRFGGHAMAAGCSLLDESKVDEFRLRINECCTLGQEDFIKKVTIDVDMPVDYITMGLVRQMAVLEPFGKENKRPLFAHRKLFIERIQVFGDNRNVIRLSLQSDRGTRMTGMIFEEEESFRQKMGEGKQYITCTYYPDINVYRGNESLQIRIQHYFFT from the coding sequence ATGGAAAAATGGTTTATCAGCAAAAAGAAAGCAGATTTTGATCAGATCGGGAAGAAATTTGGCATCGATCCGGTGGTCGCCAGGCTGATCCGAAACCGGGATATCACAGATGAGGAAGAAATACGCCGTTATCTCTCAGGGACTCTTTCAGATATATCAGATCCGGCGGCCATGAAGGGAGTCAAAGAGGCATGCATACTGCTTCAGGAAGCCCTTAGATCAGGAACGAAGATAAGGATCATCTCCGATTACGATGTGGACGGAGTGATTTCAAATTATATATTGTGGAGAAGTCTGAAAAATCTCGGAGGAACTGTGGATTACACAATCCCCGACCGGATCCAGGACGGATACGGGATGAATACAGACATGGTGCTTCAAGCAAAAAAAGATGGCATCGGGCTGATCATCACCTGTGACAACGGGATCGCCGCATTTGAACCTGTGGCGGAGGCAAAAAAGCTCGGTATGAATGTTATTGTGACAGATCATCACGAGGTTCCGTATCAGATGGAGGACGGCCGGAAGCAGGAAATACTGCCGCCGGCAGATGCGGTAGTGGATCCAAAGCAGAAGGGGTGTGAGTATCCTTACAAGCAGCTGTGCGGAGCCGGAGTGGCATTCCAGCTTATGAGTGCACTTTACCGGGCAGAAGGCAGGGAGGAGAAAGAACTGGAGCCTCTGCTCTGTTTTCTGGCCATAGCAACTGTCTGCGATGTGGTAGATCTCACGAAAGAGAACCGTATATTTGTCAGAGAAGGATTAAAGCGGATCGGATTTACAGAAAATATTGGGCTTCAGGCACTGTTAAAAGCACATAAGCTGGAAGATTCAGAAGTTAATTCTTATCATCTGGGATTTGTTATCGGTCCGTGCATTAATGCCAGCGGGCGCCTGGAGTCGGCAGAAAAGGTGTTGAAGCTGTTTCTTGAAACAGACCCAGATGAGGCGTTGGAGACAGCCCAGGAGTTAAAGGAACTCAATGACCAGAGAAAAGGAATGACCAATGACGGGGTCAGGGATGCCTTAGAACAGATCAGCCGGAATGGATATGATAGGGATAAGATACTGGTTATTTATCTGCCTGACTGCCATGAGAGCATCGCGGGCATCATTGCAGGCAGAGTGAAGGATAAACTGCATAAGCCGGTGTTTGTGCTGACCAAAGGCAGAGAAGGGATCAAGGGCTCTGGACGGTCCATTGAGACGTATCATATGTTTGAAGCCATGAACGAGGTGAAGGATGTATTTACCAGATTCGGAGGCCATGCCATGGCTGCTGGATGCTCTCTTCTTGATGAGTCTAAAGTGGATGAATTCCGGTTACGGATCAATGAATGCTGCACACTTGGGCAGGAGGACTTTATAAAAAAGGTGACCATTGATGTGGATATGCCTGTTGATTATATCACTATGGGGCTGGTGCGACAGATGGCTGTGCTGGAGCCGTTCGGCAAGGAAAACAAAAGGCCTCTGTTTGCACACAGAAAACTTTTCATTGAAAGAATCCAGGTATTCGGCGATAATAGAAATGTAATCCGGCTGTCACTTCAGAGTGACAGGGGAACAAGAATGACCGGAATGATCTTTGAAGAAGAAGAGTCATTCCGCCAGAAGATGGGAGAGGGAAAGCAGTACATCACTTGTACCTATTATCCGGACATTAACGTATACAGGGGAAATGAGAGCCTGCAGATACGGATACAGCATTACTTTTTTACATAG
- a CDS encoding Cof-type HAD-IIB family hydrolase: MSQIKLVTMDLDGTLLNDKKQISEHTREVLSEAARRGVHIVPATGRIFKAIPDFIRDIEGIRYAICCNGATIYDAWEDKIIYKNHIPKETVLTLIRALAQCNCTRDIYRNGQGYMEEKFYNHLEDFDIKGQQKDLILRTRQKIDDLEAYVEENSDGIEKVSAFFGDLEERKRVMKELDGLGIASVSSALFNNIEITQIGCDKGDGITQLAKYLSIPMEETMACGDAANDTYMIKAAGFGVVMENGMDELKEMADFVTKSNEEDGVACAIERFVLN; this comes from the coding sequence ATGAGCCAGATTAAGTTAGTAACCATGGATTTAGACGGAACTTTGCTGAATGACAAGAAGCAGATTTCTGAACACACAAGGGAAGTGCTTTCTGAGGCAGCGAGGAGAGGGGTTCACATTGTACCGGCCACAGGACGGATCTTTAAAGCCATTCCTGATTTTATCAGGGATATTGAAGGAATCCGCTATGCCATCTGCTGCAATGGGGCAACCATTTATGATGCCTGGGAAGATAAGATCATATATAAGAACCATATACCGAAGGAGACCGTGCTAACTCTGATCCGTGCTCTTGCCCAGTGTAACTGCACCAGGGATATTTACAGGAACGGGCAGGGTTATATGGAAGAGAAATTTTATAATCATCTGGAGGATTTTGATATCAAAGGCCAGCAGAAGGATTTGATCTTGAGGACAAGGCAAAAGATCGATGATCTGGAGGCCTATGTGGAGGAAAACAGCGACGGAATAGAAAAGGTCAGTGCATTTTTCGGTGACTTGGAGGAGCGGAAACGTGTCATGAAGGAACTGGACGGCCTGGGTATCGCCAGTGTTTCAAGTGCGCTTTTTAACAACATTGAGATCACCCAGATAGGATGTGACAAGGGCGACGGGATCACCCAGCTTGCCAAGTATCTCTCCATACCGATGGAAGAGACGATGGCCTGCGGTGACGCTGCCAACGATACCTATATGATCAAAGCCGCAGGCTTTGGAGTTGTAATGGAAAATGGAATGGACGAACTGAAAGAGATGGCAGATTTTGTGACAAAGTCCAACGAGGAAGACGGAGTTGCCTGTGCCATTGAACGGTTTGTGCTGAACTAG